Proteins from one Deltaproteobacteria bacterium CG2_30_66_27 genomic window:
- a CDS encoding CopG family transcriptional regulator translates to MSTKVFTAHVPLPLAEKVDRIAARLERSRGWIVKQALTAWIDQEDERMSLTMEALADVDAGRVIDHQSVQAWVASLDTDNPLPIPR, encoded by the coding sequence ATGAGCACAAAGGTGTTTACGGCACATGTGCCTTTGCCGCTGGCGGAAAAGGTTGATCGGATCGCAGCTCGTCTCGAACGGTCTCGCGGGTGGATCGTGAAGCAGGCGTTGACCGCATGGATCGACCAGGAAGATGAGCGCATGAGTCTGACGATGGAAGCGTTGGCTGATGTCGATGCCGGAAGAGTGATCGACCACCAGTCTGTGCAGGCGTGGGTCGCCAGCCTCGATACCGACAATCCGCTCCCGATTCCTCGATAA